TATTTGATTTAAAGGAATACTCCaccatttttagaaatagggcttactCAACATCTTTCCTAcaatttttgtctcagtgcatgcattgttttagttttgccagcctgccaaactaaaacaatgcatgcactgagacaaaaatgcaaatattTTAGCAAATAACATTTTAAGTCTGTTGTcatggatttttaaaaaattattattcataaataacatttatttttcttgcaGGATTAACATCTGTATGCTTTTGAAAACTAAATGTCCCCAACATATGGGCCAAAGTGTGTCTGAATCATGCAATCGTATTGTAGAAAAATATGTAATGAATCATGTCACCTTTGCCTGGCTCCTTTTATATAAaaactgttgttgttgttttttttttttttttttttttttttttttttttttttttgcttggatTCTCTGTGATTGATTCGAGGTCCTCCGACCATGATTAAAGCACATTCGAAGGCATTGTCTGGAGTCTGTTTGATTTTTGCTGCACAGCAGGTTAGACACTAGAGATCTTACTTGTATTCTTAAGTGATGGTGCTTAAGTGGAGCACTAGAGACCTTATTCCCAAGTGATATTGCTCAAAACGGACGAGACATCGTCAGACTCAACAGCCATTCAAGTATGCTTGCAGAGTATAAATTTACAGCTGTCTGACTGGGACACCTGGgttaacttaaagggttagttcacccaaaaattaaaattttgtcattaatcatgaatcgataggctgattcataacggttcaaacctttgttttgaaattggcccatcactcCAATTCATACATCATACATcattatttaggttttttttgcgcacaaaaactattctcgtagctttataaaattattctagagccactgtagtgagatggactttgtaatgacgtctttagtgccttttatgggtcttgagagaggaaatgacactggtgtcaatgaaggcctttctgagtagggctgtgcaatattgaagaaaaatgtaacatgcaatatttagttaaataatgtgatattcgatatgcgatacaatattgcaattagtgtgtgaaatctatttaaattatattataaaaattatttaaaaactgagaattaaaccattttgtgtttcacattctttctggaaaagaaagcatctctacaacttctgaaagtgaccagcagtgtcgTTCACTTTTCGGTGtgtctctgtgtttgtgtgtgtgtgcgtgtgtgtgtgagagagacagcgtgagactgcaagttattgtttttcgcaaattattgcatttaataactgtttttaacatcaagcaagtcccataagtaacagtcgtgtgcccagtctattctctgctatgcgTCGACCTAAAACTTACACTTTTCACAGTGTCGACATTGCATGCCGTTGCGTTATGCATATTGTGATATGtgcatttgcgatatttcgataatttcgatatatcGCACGGCCCtatttctgagccatcggatttcaacaaaaacgtCTTCatgtgtgttctgaagatgaacagaggtcttacgggcgtcgaacgacattagggtcagcaattattgacagaattttcattttggggtttgtgtatggggctgcatagccgcagaccagccAGGGTGTCCACCGTCGAatgcaccaacagtgggcacgtgagcatcagaaccgTATTCGCTGGTGGCTgtgcctctttcagcaggataatgcaccctgctaCAAAGCAATgtggtgttgacttggcctccaaattccccagatcacAATCCAATTTGGATGTGCGGATGTCTGATCCATAAAGGCCCCAcattgcaacttacaggacttaaaggatctgctgctaacctcttggtgccagataccacagcacacctgcaggggggagtccatgcctcaggtcagggctgttttggttgcaaaagggggaccaattCAATATAAGGATGCCTAATTATTGCCATAATGTTATGTCTTATTTGGTGTATATTGCATGAGTCTACCTGACCAtatttaatgtgcttttttgGTAATTTTGATGCTTGGCAGCTCTAGTCCCCATTCACTTTCACTATGTGGAAAAAAGCAGCAGGAAATTCACCTTTATGCTCCACAGAATGTCAAAcagattttgtttaaataaaattaagtaaataatgacagaattttcatttttggttgaactatccatTGTTATATGTGGCTCTCACAGAATAAGCAACGGTTTATTTGTGCGCGAATGCACGTGTATGAGTGCGTGTgcgaaaaaagaaagagagagagagagagagagagagagagagagagagagagagagagagagagagagagagagagagagagagagagagagattagaaTTAGAAATGATGGTATGACACTCTCCCATCAGGACAAAATCCATCACTGTCAAGAGGTAGCAGACTAAGAGTAGCAGAGCTCCAAGACCACAGATTCAATTTCACTCCCTTGAGCCATTCAGCCCTGCCCACACGTACAGACACCTTCCGTCTGAATAATAGCTCTGCATAGATTTGAATTCTCACTCTGCACTCCAGAGCAAGGCCACAGTCCAAGTCTTACTTTTGGAGTTTGGTTCTTacacatcccccccccccccccccccccccttccttCTCTCACACCAATATATGAAAATGTAAACAGCTCATTTGTTACGGAGTTTGTGCAAGTTTTCTATTCATTGTAACTGAATGGAAAAGACCttcagaattatttttttaaggggTAACTTTGTGATTTCAGTCATTTTAGTCTGTCACACAAAACACCTCTTTTGATGTTTTCTTAACATGGTGACAGGAGAGCTGCCAGTCAATcaatgggaaaacaaagtaacttgcatTACTTGTAAAAGTAATCTAATTATGTAACTTGCGTTACTTGTAATATGTTACACCCAGCACTGGTTGTGTTATAATTCATGCAGGCTGATGATTACATCCACAAATACACCTTTGCTCTTTGGTTTCTAATCAAACACCAACTACAGGGGGCACTAGATGCCACCTCTATGGAGTGTGATTGAGTAGACAGACACGCTTGACAGATTTGGAATTACAACTGGAGAGTGTGATCAAAGTTTTAAGGCGGTGGCCAGGTCTGCCTTTAAACCACCTTGTGTCTCTATTGCATGCACAGGGGTCACAATTACATAACTGATCTCTCAGAAAAGCCACATGGATTCATTGGTTGTGAAAATTGGCTGAGAACTGTGAACTCCAGTGAGCTGTAAGctgattaatgattaatgtgCGGCTCCACCACTTAAAAGGCAGAAAAGGTCAGTGGCTCTGCCAAAGGGTTCGAGATCTCGAAATACTTACTGAGAAATGACACGGCAAATGACGTTGGTCTTCTCACCTGCAATTCATTTCTTTCTGTTATTTGGTATtaataaattcattttaatcaTGTGAAATGAAATTGCATCGCCAAATATGGCCgtatttaaagggacagttcatacaaaattttaaattctgttataatgtactcaccctcaagtagTTCTAAACCTAGGAGGTTACttattctgttgaacacaaaaaaaaatatatcataaaGAATTTTGGTAACCAAACAATTTTTGGTATTTCTttcatactatggaagtcaatgggtccCATCTACtgttcatacaggtttggaacaactgagggtgaataaattacgacatatttattttacaaaaagtaGCATAAAcggtattaatttatttaaatgcagCTATATTGATATATAGTGATATATACTATAATTACATTTAACtggcatataaaaaaaaaaaggaaagaataTAAAACCAAAATGGATGATCACTGGCTTCAATCACTCATTAGGTGGAGCAGCAAACAGATTTGTGAGTGAACAGTGCCATCCAGTGGGATATCAGTATCACTGACTTAATCAGTGTCTAAGCTAGTACAGAGCGTATATGGTTGTTGACTAATATAATatgataaaatataatataattaatataataatcatCAATACATTGCCATCTAGTTGAATATCAGTATCAATGTCTTAATCAGTGTCTAAGTTAGTACAGAGCGTATATGGTTGTTGACtaatataatatgatataatataatataattaatataataatcatCAATACATTGCCATCTAGTTGAATATCAGTATCAATGTCTTAATCAGTGTCTAAGTTAGTGCAGAGAATATATGGTTGTTgactatataataaatataatattattaatataatatatgaatacattataaataaatatattttttctaaatTTAGTCAGAGCATATACTATGATGTTggctaatataatataatataatataatttaatataatataatataatataatataatataatataatataatataatataatataatataatattcattGATACATTGCCATATATAGTTGTTgacaatataataaatataatatatggtATAATATGACGTaattaatatgatataatatcaaaataaattaacacattaacataaattaataataaaataaatatatgcatgatataaataaatagatttttttttaaacaacttttCCCAAATATTtcttgaatttattcaaattttGATGTACCCACAGatgaaaatatcaaatatatttatgCAAAATTGAGGACATAGAGCTAATGATTGGAAGACAAAATATGGGCAGAGTTTGGTAAGGCAAGCTCTATAGAACACATTTTCAAAGGAGTTAGGCAGTGTCAGTCAGACTTCAAATCAAGCCAGATTTCATTATACAgtaattttcatcataaaacacacacagtagCATCACAAACACTGCAAATGTTCGGATCACAAATTTGTGGGATGTGAACAGTTATACACATATTCCGTCAAGAACAGTGTCATGCAAAACCATCATAGACAGTTTATCAGAATTCAGTGTTTCAAGAATTCAGAGTGTTTCACAAGAGTGCAGCACTTATATTATTCGAATATACCAATGTGTACCCAGTGAAAACTTAAACTGAAGATATCAAAGACACAAAGCACAATTAAATATCAAAATCTGATGTTACTATTACAACACTACACCTATAAAATGACGTGAGTGCGTATTAGCTGCACTACTCTGGCAGTTATTTGGTGAATCCAAAAATCACAAGTTCATTGGGTGTTGCTCGTCTCCCAAGTGTGTCTTCATCATTCTAATGTGACTGCTTCCGACTCAAATCCCACCAGTCGCTCTAGGAACCTACTAACTAGAGTGGATTTCTAAGTAAAAAATCATATCTACATCAGCTAATGTAGCGATCGCTGTAGTAAAACAGCAGCGCTATGATTCTTAAGGGCCAGCCTTTCACAGTAGCTTCCTCAAAGCAAAGTCTCCTCCATCCGGATCCTTCAGAGCGTCGCTATTTTCACTGTCAACCCCTCCATGCTGATAAAACCAGCCACTAGAGGGGGTTTTCCTGATTCTCTCACTGAAGTCTGTTATGTCCCATCCCCTTTGCTCTCTTCCTGCTTCGATTCGGAGTCTGCCGAGCTCTGGCATTTCTCTCCATCATTTCTCTCTGAGAGCGAAAAAGAGTTTTGTTagtgaaaacaaaaacaaaagactgATGGTTTTAATGAAAACTAGAGAGCTGTTGTCCAACATAAGCAGATACTTGAGTGGTGTGGGAAACCACTAACAGGCCCTCTAAACTCTCCAGTTTGCCCAAAGCAGGCTCGTCTGATACATTATTCATTGCCAGCCTGCCTCTCAGTACCATATTACATTACTGCAGTGTTTTGATGACACTCCATGTTCTTTCTGAAGGAGCACCGATAAGTTAAGGGGACTTCACTCACCtgctttgctgatattgagctCAGACAGAGTTTGAGAGAGTCCGCTAGAGTCCAGCCCGCCGGGGCTTCCCAGTATCTCGTGAACAGCATTGCGTCTGCCGGTCCTTGCAGAGGCGATGAAGTCTTCATATGTCACCTCGACATCAGTCATATCTAACGCGTTTCAACATAGCAGTGCCTGTGACAGAAAGAGATGGTTTTATTTGACACAGATTTGCTGTGAGACATTATGAAAAACTTGTGACTAAGAAATAAGCACACTTAATACCTGCTAAAGGAAATCTTGTTTTTCCTTGAGTGCAAGGAACACAAATAATACTCAGTGCTGATTTAAAATGATCTTTTAAttgcaatgtattttttaaaatgatgcACTGGTTTAATACTAGACATTCCTGTTTTACttcattcatgtttaaaatatttctttgCTAAAGTTCTGTACTAGATTTCTAGATTGTTGCATATTTTGTAAATAGGAAATATGCAACAATCTAGAAATTATACAGCTAGAATGTGCACTACAAttcaaaagtagtttttttttaaaggtgcactataggatttttgaagtaaaatatccaaaaaccaccaggccagttatatattttgtttagctgagtacttacaatatatcccaaatgttttcaactatttgtaaattgtgagaaaattgatattttaaccaaggagccgggacgcctgagggagtcgcctgtcagttgcgtcatatctgcgttaccctcgattttttttgttgttggcaGAAGTGCTTTACTCTCACTGAATGATACCATTTATGGGTAAAGAGACAGTAAAACATTCTTTCTGGgtaaagaaagcatcgctacaacttctgaaagtgaccagcagcgtTTTAGCAAAActgtatgtcataaatatgacaatataattttaacttaatttaaacaaacaaaaaatgtaatgccaatatttaaataccaaaaactcttTGTTTGACTTcctaatatatagttatatcaaCCTAAAACTGAACATCCAGGTAAACAAAGACACATGATCTAGGGGTggatgattatttttatttaaatattatattttgttattaaaattaagaactAAAAACACTTCTTCacatgaattaaatatacacttaaTAAAGCCACAAAGTTTATTCAGCTAAGAGCACtgagtgatttttttctttttctcttgtTGTTTGATAGCcttgaaatctagacgcaccctagcggcagcaaattcaATCTGCcagcaagtgtcgtctaggaactctcaatacccttctgagctgtattcctcataatctggacgggccaatcacattgtgtatagagtcggtgggtggggccataatgacgacggccgagttgcgtttgcgtgcttctgttgtctagttaacacagaaactggcgaacagcggcggtctttcgaatcagctttgactgcgattctggaagacttggagttaagcttttctctgagaaaagaacaaagaacggcactgaactCATTCTTAataagggaagatgtgttcggagtttagccgaccggatacggtgaatgtttaatctgtcaacgagctctgtttcaccttcgttgctctggttggtgtagcgctatcctatcgcgtgcagagggagtttgaaagacaaccgtttatcccgcccctcggattgagccctgtcaatggtgagtttccagaccaaacatcttgatgtgggtctggcttgtcaggctagttgtTTGACAGAAAGCGGCAAGTTTACTGTATTAGCcgcctgtcactttaagagctaatgcacgGATCCTATTGACATGCATTTGGCTTCTTTCCTCAACTGATATAATTCACTTAAAGCATAACCGACTGAgtttacatgaatactcatTAAGACAACCGTTTTGacataactgtgtgtgtatattcacaatgttgaagtagcctattaaagtcattcagatattgcgtgtcgttgtgatatgcatatttgcgatattttgataattttgatatattgcacagccctaatagtaacattaataacagcattCATGAAGATTTCTGCACTTTCACTATTCAGTCCTATAACGATtctttttcaccggctgtgaggtaaaGACCACATGTCCTGAGATTCTgacctcaaacttggcatcatcaaactacgcctttgttttgaataggcgccctctagcggacagaaaaattacatagtgcaactttaagaaatgtaatttattattcagcaaggatacaataagttgatcaaaagtgacagtaaagatttTCTAAcaaatgttcttttgaactttctattcatcaaaaactCCTGGACAAatttatcatggtttccacaaaaatattaagcagcacaatgcAAATCGGCGTATTAGAAGGATTTCTAAAGGATCGTGTGACTTTAAATTTGAATAATAATGGCTCCTGAAAAATCAGCTgtcattacaggaataaattacatttt
This DNA window, taken from Pseudorasbora parva isolate DD20220531a chromosome 24, ASM2467924v1, whole genome shotgun sequence, encodes the following:
- the pkia gene encoding cAMP-dependent protein kinase inhibitor alpha; the protein is MTDVEVTYEDFIASARTGRRNAVHEILGSPGGLDSSGLSQTLSELNISKAERNDGEKCQSSADSESKQEESKGDGT